The Armigeres subalbatus isolate Guangzhou_Male unplaced genomic scaffold, GZ_Asu_2 Contig68, whole genome shotgun sequence DNA window CTGAAAATAGTATGTGGAAAATGGTTCAGGCGCAAGAATTTTCGAATGAGATTGCCATTTTGAAGAGGAATGCAACTTTATCAGTGAATAAGCGAGTTCATTTAGGAAAATCCAGCTCTTTATCTAAACTGTCCCTTTTCATCGACAACGATGGAATACTCCGAATGAGCAGCCGTATCGATCCTGAAGCGGCATACTATGCTTACAACTTTCGGAATCCTATTGTTTTGCCAAAGCAGAGCCACGTAACAGATTTGCTAGTGTTTCACTATCACCAACGATTCGGACATGCCAATGTAGAGATCGTAGTAAACGAGTTACGGCAGAGATATTATATACCAAAGCTGCGAGCTGTCGTCAGGAAGGTGGTTAAACGATGCATATGGTGTCGTGTGTTCCATGCGGCCCCACGTAGTCCGAAAATGGCAGCGTTGCCTCAACCACGAGTGCAACCTTATGTACGCCCGTTTTCTTTCGTCGGATTGGACTACTTTGGGCCAATGATTGTCAAGAGGGGACGCACAAACGTCAAAAGGTGGGTGGCACTTTTCACGTGCCTCACGATAAGGGCAGTTCATCTGGAGGTGGTGCATTCCTTGTCGACAGAGTCCTGTAAGATGGCTATTCGGCGCTTCATAGCGCGACGAGGCTCACCGCGAGAAATCTTTAGCGACAACGGCACAAATTTCAGAGGCGCTGCAAGAGAATTGGCGGAAGAGATTAAAACTATCAACAGAGCGGATAGTTCCACATTCACAAAGGCCGATACAAAGTGGGATTTGGCCCCTCCTTCAGCTCCCCACATGGGGGGAGAGGGGGAGCGAAAGGTTCGCTCCGTAAAAGAGGCTTTCAAATCGTTATGTCATCGAGATAAATTCGACGACGAAGAGTTTACTACCTTTCTCATGGAAGCGGAAATGATTGTGAATTCACACCCATTGACATTTGTTCCACTTGATGATCCTAACCAGGAAGTGTTGACACCAAACAGTTTCTTATTAATGGACTCAAGCGGAGCCAATAATGCTCCCCAAATACCTACAGAGAATCCCGTTTCGGTGAAGTTGAATTGAAACTCCTTAACAATCTCTTGGATCAGTTTTGGAAGACGTGGATTAAAGCGTACCTGCCGACCATCGCTCGAAGAACGAAATGGTTTACTGAGGTGCGTCCTCTAAAAGTTGGCGACTTGGTCATCATTGTGGACGAAAATGTTCGAAATGGATGGCTACGTGGACGAGTTGTAAAAGCATATGCTGCGACTGACGGTCAAGTTAGGAAAGTAGATGTTAAGACAGATACAGGTGTGCTTCAAAGGGCTTCAACAAAAGTAGCATTACTCGACATACAAGAGGAAAGTAACACTAATTGAATATTAGGTATTACGGGGTGGGGTGTTGCGTCGAGCGATAGACCCTTTGTATTATTAAGGCAGCTCAAGTGTCATATCAAGCTGACATACAGGAGATGTCAAAAAGGAGTAGATTGGCAAACGTTTTCATGAGTGGTGATTAGTGCGAATTATTAGGAATTTATTGGAAGAAGTTAACTATTGAATTATACTGTTTCTCTTTATACTTATGTATTTCTATTTGAACTGGTAAACCTAATATTTGCTTAATGAATTTACTTATAAATAAGACTTAACTATTATCTAAACAGGAACATACAAGAGAGCATAGACATAACGTGGGACAAACTATATGTGActaaaatacatattcatattgAACGTAGAGCTGTAAGTTATGACCAGACACCTTAAAAGAAGTTGAAATAATCTTAAAATTAATTACAGTTATCCTACAACAAGCTATAAAATCTATCTAAGTGCGCTGCTATCGAGTCAAT harbors:
- the LOC134204552 gene encoding uncharacterized protein LOC134204552 — protein: YDSLQLHVFVDAGDQAYGAVAYFRIVDQGIPRCAIVAAKTKVTPLKPLSVPRCEINAGVVGVRLMKTIEQNHSLQITKRFLWTDSTTVLSWLRADPRKYRQYVALRVSEILTESEFNEWYWIATKRNIADKTTKWSNGPDFDSDSEWYCGPEFLLQPETEWAIKQPSMIDPPEELKAVNMHHEIPLDVILDFSAFSQLKVLQKRLAYLHHFRRCCALKSRTPTTEGKVLLTQDDYQAAENSMWKMVQAQEFSNEIAILKRNATLSVNKRVHLGKSSSLSKLSLFIDNDGILRMSSRIDPEAAYYAYNFRNPIVLPKQSHVTDLLVFHYHQRFGHANVEIVVNELRQRYYIPKLRAVVRKVVKRCIWCRVFHAAPRSPKMAALPQPRVQPYVRPFSFVGLDYFGPMIVKRGRTNVKRWVALFTCLTIRAVHLEVVHSLSTESCKMAIRRFIARRGSPREIFSDNGTNFRGAARELAEEIKTINRADSSTFTKADTKWDLAPPSAPHMGGEGERKVRSVKEAFKSLCHRDKFDDEEFTTFLMEAEMIVNSHPLTFVPLDDPNQEVLTPNSFLLMDSSGANNAPQIPTENPVSVKLN